A region of the Gallaecimonas mangrovi genome:
AACGCTGGTGCCTTGCGTAGCGGTGCTGGTTCTATCGTCAGTTTTGACGACCAAACCGGGGCGGTAACCGGCCAATTTCCCGCCGCTAAAGCCAACTGGCTTTACCAACTCAAAGACAGCTTCGAGCCACTGCACTTTGGCACCTTTGGCGGCCTTATCAGCCGCGTTATCTGGTGCATTGTTGGTTTTATCCCTTGCCTACTGGCTTTGTCTGGCTTTGTGATGTGGCGAAAGCGCCTTAGCCGCTAGGCTTGGTTTTAGCGCGGCGGCTGGACGCTTTCGTTGTACTGCTGGTCGGCGTTGCGGGCTTTTTCGCAGCCCCGCCCGCGCGGGGCTGCGCCTTGGTGGCAGTGGTGGTTTTGGCTGCTGGCGCCGCTTTCTTCACGGCAGTGGTAGCCTTAGGCTGGCTACTGGGGCTTTTAGCACTATCGGCAGAAGCCGCTTTTGGCTGGGTATTTTTAGCCGTAGCGGCGGGTTTTGCCGCCGCCTTAGGCGTTACCTTACTGGCCGTTGTTTTTGTCGCTGGTGCCGCTTTGGTAGTAGCCGGTGCCGAGGTGGTTGGCGCCGTCTTCACTTCGGTGGCCGCTTTAGGCGTTACCTTACTGGCCGGTGTTTTTGTCGCTGGCGGCGCTTTGGTGGTGGCCGGTGCCGGGGTGGTTGGCGCCGTCTTCACTTCGGTGGCCGCTTTAGGCGTTACCTTACTGGCCGGTGTTTTGGTTGCTGGCGCCGCTTTAGGTGCTGTTGGTGGCGTATACGCCTTACTGTGCGTTTGGATAAAGGCTTTCACTTTCGGCCCCACTTCTTCGCGGAAACGGCGGCCGTTAAAAATACCGTAATGCCCTACCCCTTGTTGTACATAGTGCTGTTTGCGACTCGCCGGAATGCCACTGCACAGCTTCTGGGCCGCTTCTGTTTGGCCCATGCCGGTAATGTCATCAAACTCGCCTTCAATGGTCATCAGCGCCACTTTTTTGATGGCGCCAGGGTCAACCACTTCACCACGGTAGGTCATTTTGCCTTGCGGCAACTGATGTTCAATAAAGACCTTTTGTACCGTTTCTAGGTAGAAATCAGCAGGTAAGTCCATTACCGCCAAATATTCGTTATAAAAGGCGCGGTGCGCTTCAGCACTATCACCATCCCCGGCGATAAGATCTTCATAAAATTTAAAGTGCTTACGGATATGCAGATCCGGGTTCATCATCATAAAGCCGGATAGCTGAATAAAGCCCGGATATACTTTTTGCCCCATACCGGGATATTGCTCGGGAACGGTACACACCACGTTTTCTTCAAACCACTCAAGGTCGTGGTCAGACGCATAGTCATTCATTTCGGTGGGATTAATGCGGGTATCAACCGGGCCACCCATCAAGGTCAGGGTTAGAGCCTGTTTACTGGCGTTTTTCATCGCCATGCGAGTACAGGCAACCAACACCGGCACCGACGGCTGACATACCGCTAATACGTGTACGTCTGGCCCCAGTAAGTCAATAAATTCAATAACGTAGTCAACATAGTCATCAAAGCTCAAGCCGCCTTCGCTCAGCGGCACTTCCCGGGCGTTAACCCAATCGGTGATATAGACCTCGTGGTCGGGCAAGAAATGCTCAACAGTGCCGCGAAGCAAGGTGGCGTAGTGCCCTGACATGGGGGCAACAATCAATAACTTAGGGTCATTTCGATGGGTAAAGCGCTTAAAATGTTTTAACTCGCAAAAGGGGTGAGTACTGACAATTTGCTCTCGCACCATCACTGTGGTGCCATCAATTTCGGTGGAGTAGAGGCCAAATTCGGGCTTTTCGTAGTTATTGGTGCAGCGCTCTACAAACTCGACCCCCGCGAGCAAATAACGCCCCGTTTGCGTATAAGGCGCCACGCTCCAGGGCAACGTTAACTGCTTCTTCAATGCCTGGGCCCAAAGATGTAAGGGCTGCATGGCCTGTAAGGCGGTGGCATGAATTTCATATAGCATCGCAACTTCCCCTGTTAAAAATGGTAATAAGCTCGGACACTTATCAAGATAGGCGTCAAGTTGCGGCTGGGCAATTTTTCATCAGCAGGCTTTGACATGGGCCAATAAAAAAGCCCCTGACGGGGCTTTTTTTACTGATTGGCACGAGCACTGCAAAGCTGTATGCGCTCCACCGTTCCTTTCAGGTTTCGCTCGGCACCTTGAAAATTGAGCTTAGTGAAGAACGCATCCACATCCTGTGCTTTTTGCTCAGTACAAAAACCACTGAATAACTTCACAAAACGCTGACGGCTGGCTTCGGGCCACAGCACTTCTAGTTCAGGAAGATGCTCCTTAAACCAGGCATAAGTCGCGTCACGGCTTGCTTGCCCTGCCGCTTGGCCGCTGAGCAACATCATACGTTCATTGACCCTAAGCGCGGGCGCCAAGATAAGGTCACGGCTTTGCGCCGCCAGCTTGGGCTGTTCAACGCTTGCTAGTGCATTCAAAACCGCTTGGCGTTCAATGGCGTCCTGGCTATCACCCAACCGCTCTTTTAACCTGTCAAAAGCAGGCTGACCGGCATCTTGCACCCACACCTTTAATGCCAATCCCAATAAATCAGGGCTGATAGCCATAGGTGCATTGGCCAAATGTGCCTCTGCCGCTTGGTCAAGCTGCTGACGAAGAGGCTTGTCCTTGGCGGTTAACGCCAAGAAGGTTGCCAGTGTCGAGCGTAGCTGCGTGTCTTCTTTGGTTTCCTCGGGTTTCGCTTGTAAACCAAGGGCTTTAAGGCGAGCGCCGTACCAAAGCTGCATCTTGTTACGCAGAGCTGCTTTATCTTTGGTTTGATGTTCAAGGATAAAAGTCAGTGGGCCAAGAGGCGCAGTAGCTAGCTCACCGGCTTTTAGCGATGCCAACATCGGCACTTGCGCTAAATATTGACTCACGGAAAGAGAGCCATCGGCCAAGGCGGCATTAAAGCTATCCAGCACGGCCAAGGCTTCGGCCCGCGTTAGCGACGACAAGCTACTGATAAGCGGTTGCCAATGCTCAACACTAAACCGGTAGTAACCGGCGCCGTCGGCATTAGGCAACAGCGAGGTTGGGCAAGCCGGCAAACTGATGGCGGTGTTCATGCCGGTTAGCATCTCGCAATGGCGGTTACCGTCGCTGCTGTAGCAAAACGGCAATAGCCAAGTCCGATGCGGGTCACCTTTTGAACCCAGCGGCAAATAACGGCTCTGCGAGAGGCTCAAGCTGCCGTGGCCATTTTGGCAATGGCTTAATACGGTAATTTTCGGCACGCCGGTTTGTGTCAAAAAGCTCATAAAAGCATCGCTAACCGCCGGGTTGTTGGCCGCACTGGCAATGGCGTTGACAAAGTCACTGGCCGAGCCCGTGCCCCAAGCGTTGGCGGTCAGGTATTGATGTACGCCCTTTTGAAAGGCGGCAGGCCCAACAAAATCTTCAAACATCTTCAATACCGCCGCCCCTTTTTGATAGGTGATGCTATCAAAGGCGTTATCGACATCAGCGTTATTGTGAATAGGTTGGCGCACTTCACGCATGTTCACCAAGGAGTCGGCGCTCATGGCCCGGTGCGCGCCACGCTCAACATCCAAGTCATACCCCCAGCCCGGCCGCCACTGGTTAGCAATTTTGGCGCCGGCCCAGGTCGCAAAAGACTCGTTAAGCCAGGTGTCGGTCCACCAGGGCAGTGTGACCAAATCACCAAACCACTGGTGAGCTAGCTCATGAGCGGTAACGGCACCAAAGAGGCGTTTTTGCCAGAAGGGAGCGTCGTCCCCCAATAACAAGAACTGTTCACGGAAGGTAATGGCGCCAGGGTTTTCCATCGCGCCGGCCGCAAAGTCAGGCACCGCAATGATATCAAGCTTTTTATAGGGATAGGCAATACCAAAATACTGCTCTAAGCGGCTGACTAAATCGCCGGTATTTTCCAGTGCAAAGCGCAGCTGTTCGCCCTTGCCGTGCACCGCCACACCGCGCAGCGGAATAACATGGTCACGCAGCCCATTTTTGGCAATATCGGGGCCTTTAACAATATCCAGATCGCCCACCGCAAAAGCGAGCAGATAGGTCGGTAACGGCTTGGTTTTGGCAAATTGAATGAAGGTCCAATCGCCTTTTTGCTCGGTCTTCACTTCCGGCGTGTTCGCTACCGCTTTCATGCCGTTAGGAATGGCAAGGGTGAGATCAAAAGGGGTTTTAAAGCGCGGTTCATCAAAGCCGGGAAAGGCGCGGCGCGCGTCTATGGCCTCAAATTGCGTAAAGGCATAGCTTCGTCCTTGCTCGTTGACCTTATAAAGCCCTTCCAAGGCTTTATTAAATGGCGCTTGGTAATGCATCTCAAGGTGCAGTTTCTGCGGCTGCAAGGTATGCGGAAACTTCACCAAAATCACCCCAGACGGGTCCTTGTTGGCAATGGTGGTGCTAAGGGTGTCTCCTTTAGCCGTTGCCACTTGGATGGTGAGTTGGTCCATATCCTTGGCATGCATCCACAAATGGTCGCTCGCCTTGGTTAGCTCAATAGCGATAGAGCCTTGGCCATGGAAGTTCTCATCATTGGGATTTACCCAAAGTGTTAACTGATAACGAAGCGGGGTAACCCAGTCCGGCAATTGCCCGACCGGCACTTTTTCCTGAACTGCCGCTTGAGCCTTAGCAGTACCTTGGGCAGTAGTCTCTGCAGATGGGTCCTGGCAGCCAAACAGCCCCAGCATCAGGATCCCTAGCAACACGATGCGCATGGGTCTAATCAATCCTTTCTTATTGTAAATAAAACAGTCAATAACCTATTGCGGACACCGCCGCCGCTCATCTTTAAAACTAAAGATGTGCCAATACATACACTGCGGCGCCAAGCATCACTAACACCAACATAACGACAAAAATCAGCAGTAATGTAACTAGCATTACCGCAAGACCGCGCCAAGCACTAAAACCGTTGGCTTCTCCCAACATAATGCTGGTGGTGAAAAAGGTATAAAACGTCAGCACCGTCGATACCACCGAAATGACATACACCATGCCATGCAGCGGTGTGCTATTACGTTCTAACCACAGCATTTCCTGGCCATAGACGAGGTAACCAACAACACCGAAAATGGCGCCAACGGTGACAGGGACACCACCCCAGCTCAGCGCCGTGCGGCAAGCCAGGGCATCCGCCTGACCATCAAACCAGCGACTCACCACGCCCAAAATGGCGCCCTGCAAATAAAGCACCAATACCGAAACGATAGGCACCACCACGATGGCAATGCTCATTAGCAGCGATGGCACGTTTTTAGTGAGCCAGTAGTCGAGCAAGGTAATGTACATCGCCAGAATATAAAGCCCTACCGAGCTATTGGTCGGCTTACGCTGCATAACAGCGCTAAACGCCGCCCGCGGACGCAGCCATAAGCTAATAAGTGCTTGATAAGGCATTTCTATTCCTACGAGGATGATAACCCTGATCTTCGCAGGGGATTATTCTGATGGCAATAGCGATGTG
Encoded here:
- a CDS encoding polyhydroxyalkanoate depolymerase; translation: MLYEIHATALQAMQPLHLWAQALKKQLTLPWSVAPYTQTGRYLLAGVEFVERCTNNYEKPEFGLYSTEIDGTTVMVREQIVSTHPFCELKHFKRFTHRNDPKLLIVAPMSGHYATLLRGTVEHFLPDHEVYITDWVNAREVPLSEGGLSFDDYVDYVIEFIDLLGPDVHVLAVCQPSVPVLVACTRMAMKNASKQALTLTLMGGPVDTRINPTEMNDYASDHDLEWFEENVVCTVPEQYPGMGQKVYPGFIQLSGFMMMNPDLHIRKHFKFYEDLIAGDGDSAEAHRAFYNEYLAVMDLPADFYLETVQKVFIEHQLPQGKMTYRGEVVDPGAIKKVALMTIEGEFDDITGMGQTEAAQKLCSGIPASRKQHYVQQGVGHYGIFNGRRFREEVGPKVKAFIQTHSKAYTPPTAPKAAPATKTPASKVTPKAATEVKTAPTTPAPATTKAPPATKTPASKVTPKAATEVKTAPTTSAPATTKAAPATKTTASKVTPKAAAKPAATAKNTQPKAASADSAKSPSSQPKATTAVKKAAPAAKTTTATKAQPRAGGAAKKPATPTSSTTKASSRRAKTKPSG
- a CDS encoding M1 family metallopeptidase, whose amino-acid sequence is MRIVLLGILMLGLFGCQDPSAETTAQGTAKAQAAVQEKVPVGQLPDWVTPLRYQLTLWVNPNDENFHGQGSIAIELTKASDHLWMHAKDMDQLTIQVATAKGDTLSTTIANKDPSGVILVKFPHTLQPQKLHLEMHYQAPFNKALEGLYKVNEQGRSYAFTQFEAIDARRAFPGFDEPRFKTPFDLTLAIPNGMKAVANTPEVKTEQKGDWTFIQFAKTKPLPTYLLAFAVGDLDIVKGPDIAKNGLRDHVIPLRGVAVHGKGEQLRFALENTGDLVSRLEQYFGIAYPYKKLDIIAVPDFAAGAMENPGAITFREQFLLLGDDAPFWQKRLFGAVTAHELAHQWFGDLVTLPWWTDTWLNESFATWAGAKIANQWRPGWGYDLDVERGAHRAMSADSLVNMREVRQPIHNNADVDNAFDSITYQKGAAVLKMFEDFVGPAAFQKGVHQYLTANAWGTGSASDFVNAIASAANNPAVSDAFMSFLTQTGVPKITVLSHCQNGHGSLSLSQSRYLPLGSKGDPHRTWLLPFCYSSDGNRHCEMLTGMNTAISLPACPTSLLPNADGAGYYRFSVEHWQPLISSLSSLTRAEALAVLDSFNAALADGSLSVSQYLAQVPMLASLKAGELATAPLGPLTFILEHQTKDKAALRNKMQLWYGARLKALGLQAKPEETKEDTQLRSTLATFLALTAKDKPLRQQLDQAAEAHLANAPMAISPDLLGLALKVWVQDAGQPAFDRLKERLGDSQDAIERQAVLNALASVEQPKLAAQSRDLILAPALRVNERMMLLSGQAAGQASRDATYAWFKEHLPELEVLWPEASRQRFVKLFSGFCTEQKAQDVDAFFTKLNFQGAERNLKGTVERIQLCSARANQ
- a CDS encoding YIP1 family protein encodes the protein MPYQALISLWLRPRAAFSAVMQRKPTNSSVGLYILAMYITLLDYWLTKNVPSLLMSIAIVVVPIVSVLVLYLQGAILGVVSRWFDGQADALACRTALSWGGVPVTVGAIFGVVGYLVYGQEMLWLERNSTPLHGMVYVISVVSTVLTFYTFFTTSIMLGEANGFSAWRGLAVMLVTLLLIFVVMLVLVMLGAAVYVLAHL